The uncultured Desulfatiglans sp. DNA window CTGGGCTGCGAACGTTATCCCGAGTGCAAACACACCGAACCCTACCGGACGGGCGTCGTCTGCCCTGAAGAGGGCTGCGGCGGCACGCTGGTGGAGAAGTTCACGAAGAAGGGAAAGCCCTTCTACGCCTGCGACCGCTTTCCGGAGTGCCGCTTCGTGATGTGGGACGAGCCCTGCGACGGCGAGTGTCCGGAGTGCGGCACACGGGTCCTCGCCATCCGGCGCGGTAAGGGCGGCGAGGCCAAGCTCGTCTGCCGGAAGAGGGGCTGCAGATTTTCGAGGCCGCTCCAGCCAGGCGAAGACCCCGCTCTGACGGAAGAACCCCCGAAAATCTAGTTTGTTTCCATCCGGAAATGGTCTTTTTGGCCAATCTCGGCGTCAATCTGCACGTTTGCTTGTGCGGCGACCACAGGTCGCCTCCGCGCAAACGCTTGANNNNNNNNNNNNNNNNNNNNNNNNNNNNNNNNNNNNNNNNNNNNNNNNNNNNNNNNNNNNNNNNNNNNNNNNNNNNNNNNNNNNNNNNNNNNNNNNNNNNNNNNNNNNNNNNNNNNNNNNNNNNNNNNNNNNNNNNNNNNNNNNNNNNNNNNNNNNNNNNNNNNNNNNNNNNNNNNNNNNNNNNNNNNNNNNNNNNNNNNNNNNNNNNNNNNNNNNNNNNNNNNNNNNNNNNNNNNNNNNNNNNNNNNNNNNNNNNNNNNNNNNNNNNNNNNNNNNNNNNNNNNNNNNNNTTTCCATCCGGAAATGGTCTTTTTGGCCAATCTCGGCGTCAATCTGCACGTTTGCTTGTGCGGCGACCACAGGTCGCCTCCGCGCAAACGCTTGATTTCCATCCGGAAATGGTCTTTTTGGCCAATCTCGGCGTCAATCTGCACGTTTGCTTGTGCGGCGACCTGCAGGTCGCCTCCGCGCAAACGCTTGATTTCCTTGATATTGGCCAAAAATCCTCATTTCCGGATTGGAAACTGAGTTCTACCGCGAAATCATTTCCGGATGGAAACGGGGTCCTAGGATGAAAGCCAGCTTACCGGTCCAGAGGGGCTGTCGTCCTCGGACGAGGGGAGCGCTCCCTCCACGGCCGCCCCGATCGGTTCCCTGCACTGTGGGAACGTGCGTGCGATTCACTTTCCCTGCCTGAACGCGGGTCCGCTCAGAATCCTATCCTCTTACCCGACAACCCCTGTTTCCCCTGCCAAAAAATATTGACTTTGCCATATGCCTATGTTACCTTCGCAAAAAAATGAATGATAGTTCATTCATCGTTTTGGAGGGGTTCAGGCATAACCTTTCAGAATATCCAGTTATTTTTGGCAGGGTAGAGCGTTTGGAATCGTTAGCGGACGTCTAAAGGAGGTCGTTTTATGGACAAGAGGATCAGGAAGGCCGGAGTGCTGGGGGCGGGTGTGATGGGCGCCACCATAGCCGCGCAGTTGGCCAACGTCGGTATCGAGACGATCCTGCTCGATATCGTGCCCCCGAAGCTGGGAGACGATGACCGGAAAAAGGGACTGACGGAACAAAGCAAGGCGTTTCGGAATAAATTCAGCAACAACGGCATTGCCACGGCCCTCAAAGCCAAACCGGCGTCCTTCTACATCTCTGAAAACGCCGCGCTGATCACGGCGGGGAATCTCGAAGACGATCTCGGAAAGCTCGCCGATGTCGACTGGATTATCGAAGTCGTGGTGGAGCGTTTGGACATCAAGCGCTCCGTCTTCGAAAAGCTGGAGACCATCCTGAAGCCCGGGATCCTGGTGACCTCCAACACCTCCGGGATCTCCGCCGCAGCGATGTGCGAGGGGCGCTCGGAGACCTTCAAACAGCACTTCGCGATCACCCACTTCTTCAATCCCCCCCGCTATATGAAGCTCCTCGAGATCGTGCCCGGGCCGGACACCCTGCCGGAAGTGGTGGATCAACTCGCCGAGGTCTGCGAGAAGCTGGTGGGCAAGGGTGTGGTCTACGCCAAGGATACCCCGAACTTCATCGCCAACCGGATCGGCGTCTACAGCATGCTTTACGGCATCAGGGCCATGACGGACCTGGGGCTGAGCGTCGAAGCGGTCGATGCCCTGACGGGACCGGTCATCGGGCACCCGAAGAGCGCCTCCTTCCGGACCGCCGACCTGGTCGGGCTCGACACGCTCGTCCATGTGGCCGACAACGTTTACGACGGGGCGCCTGACGACGAGAAACGCGAGATGTTCAAGGCCCCCGAGTTCATCCTCCAGATGATCGAGA harbors:
- a CDS encoding hypothetical protein (Evidence 5 : Unknown function), whose product is MLVRRPQVASAQTLDFHPEMVFLANLGVNLHVCLCGDLQVASAQTLDFLDIGQKSSFPDWKLSSTAKSFPDGNGVLG